AAGCAACTATAGTCTTTCCACTTCCCACATCACCTTGAACCAATCTGTTCATTGGTACATCTCTTTTTTCATCAATTAATATTTCTCTTATAACTTTATTTTGAGAATTAGTAAGAGTAACTGGTATACTATCCTTTAATATTTTTAATTCATCAGATATTTTAAAAGCTACTCCCTCTGATTTTTTATATTGTTTTAACATTAGAAGCTTTAAAGAATATGTAAAAAGCTCTTGAAACTTTAATCTATTTTGAGCCTCTTCTAAACTCTTAAATCCCGTAGGCTTATGTATGTTTCTAATAGCTTCATCTAAAGATATTAAATTGTACTTATTTAATATCTGTGATGGCAAATTTTCTACTATCTCTATATTATCTAATACATGTTTAATAGTTTTTTCAAAAAATTTATTAGTTAAACTTCCCTTTAAAGAATACTTAGGTATTACATTCAAAAAACTTTCAGGATCTTCTACTATAGTAGGATTTGTAAAAGTAATATTATTTCTTTCTAACTGTACCTTTCCAAAAATAAAATACTCTTTATTAACCATAAACTTATTTTTAATGTACTTTTGATTAAACCACTTTCCCTTAAAGGTAACATTATCCTTAATAAATTCTACAGTTGATATTACCATATTTCTTTTTACATAAGCATCCTTTTTTATGCTCTTAACTTTAGCTTTTATAAGAACCTTATCTTCATTAGTTATTTTGCTTATATCATCACAATAATAAGTCTTTTCATAATCCCTTGGAAAATACAACAAAAGATCCAATATGTTATATATATTGCACTGATTTAATAGCTCCTTAGTTTTAGGTCCAATCCCCTTCAAAGAAACTATATCATCATAAACATTCACTTCAATCCCTCCTTGTAAACTTCTGGGTAAAAAAAAAGCCTAAATGGCTTTTTTTAAGACTAAATGGCTTTTTAATACTAAATAACTTTTAAAAGTTATCTAGCTTTTAATTTAAATGTTTTTCAATTTTATTCAACTGATACAATGAAATAATATAATGGTTGTTCTCCACTATAAAATTGAACATCTATATCATCATATTTTTCTTCTATTTTTTCTGCAAATTCTTGTACTTTTTCTTCTTCGCAGTCTTTTCCATAAAATACTGTTATAAGCTCACTATCTTCATCTACCATGTTTGATATTAAAGTTTCACAAACATCGTAAACATCTTCTCCAACTTCATTTATTTTATTTTCAACTAATCCTAGTATGTTTCCCTCTTTTATAGGTTTACCATCAATTTCTGTATCTCTAACAGCATAAGTTACAGAAGCTGTGCTTACATTTTCTATTGCCTCATTCATAACTTCAGTATTATGCTCAGCACTCTCACTACTATCAAATACAGTAACAGCTGTTATTCCTTGAGGAATTGTTTTTGTTTTTATAACTATAACATTTTTATCTGATAATTCTGCTGCTTGTTCAGCTGCCATAATTATATTTTTGTTATTAGGTAGTATAAATATATTTTTTGCATTTATCTTATTTATTCTCTCTATTATATCTTGTGTACTAGGATTCATAGTTTGACCGCCTTCTATTACTGAATCCACTCCAAGATCTTCAAATATACGTTTTAATCCATTTCCCATAGTAACAGATACAAAACCATATTCTTTCATATCTTCTACAGTTTCTTTTGAAGATTCTTCTTCCTCTTCTGTAGTTGCATATTCAAGCTCTAAAATCTGTCTATGTTCTTCTCTCATATTATCTATTTTTATTTTAGATAATTCTCCTAGCTTTAAAGCATTTGATAAAACCCAACCTGGATCATTTGTATGGATATGAACTTTTATAATATCTTCAACACCCACAACTATCATAGAATCTCCAACTGGAGTTAATGTTTTCTTTAAATCTTCAGCTTTAGTAGAAGCATCATTTGTATTTACAAAAAATTCCGTACAGTATCCATATTTTATATCTTCAGGATTAATTGTAGATTGAGCTGATTTAGTAGCAGAAGATTTTTTAGCACTACTAGCTACATCTTCTTGTACATTTGCTTCAATATTATCTTTTAGGGCATTATACATACCTTTTAATATTATAAATAATCCCATACCACCAGCATCGACTACTTTTGCTTCTTTTAAAGCTGGTAACATATCTGGTGTTTTATTAAGTACATCTTCAGTATGCTTGCATACTACATTAAGAAGTTTTACTATGTCACTTTCATTTGCACCAGTTGCGCTTTCTCCTGCCGCTCTTATTATTGTAAGAATTGTTCCTTCTGTAGGACGCATTACTGCCTTATATGCAGCTTTAGCTCCTTCTTCAAGACTTTTTGCAAAACCTACTGCATCTACTTCATCTTTTCCTTCTAATCCCTTTGCTATTCCTCTAAATATTTGTGATAATATAACACCTGAGTTACCTCTTGCACCCATAAGTGCTCCTCTTGACACTTGCTTTGCTACCTCAGAAATAGATTTAGTTTTTAAATTTTCTACTTCTGATACAGCACTTTTAAATGTCATTGACATATTAGTTCCTGTATCACCATCTGGAACAGGAAATACATTTAAAGAGTTTACAAATTCTTTCTTTTCCTGAAGGTTATTTGATGCATTAATTACCATATTACGTAGATTAAGCCCATCTATTTTAAAACGTTCCAACTCACGTACCTCCTTAAATTCTTATACCCTGAACATTTACAGTTATACTTGATACTTTCAAGCCTGTATAGTTTTCCACATTATATTTTATTTTTTGTACTACATTATTAGCTATAACAGAAATTTTAGTTCCGTATTGAACTATTATATATAATTCAATAGTTAGTTTATTATCTTTGCTTTGAATTTTAACACCTTTACTTAAACTTTCGCCTCTTATAAGTTCCCATAAACCATCTTTACCACTTTTAGAAGCCATACCTACCACACCATAACACTCCATAGTTGAAACCCCAACTATGTTGGCTAAAGCCTCCTCAGAGTAATTTATATTACCATTTTCATTGGCAAGCACTAACATATTTATTCCTCCTTAATAGCTATACATAATATTTATTTTATAATATATAAATGATATAATCAAGAAAATAAATGATATTAATACTATTTCTTACTTATATCTTCATATTTTACTTGCAATGATTATGTTTTTTATGCTACAATATAAATCGTTCTATTGTATGGAATTATTATCTTCAATTTTGGGAGGTGTTTTTAGATGGCAAAAAGATGTGAAGTATGTGGAAAAGGCGTTGTATCTGGTGTACAATACAGTCACTCCCATCGTCAATCAAAAAGAAGATGGGCTCCAAACATAAAAAGTGTTAGAGCTGTAGTTAACGGAGTACCTAAGAAAGTTAGCGTTTGTACTAGATGTCTTCGTTCTGGTAAAGTTCAACGTGCTATATAGAAAAAAATACATAAAAAATGCAATTGATTTATCAATTGCATTTTTTTATTTATTTATCTTTTTTAAATAAACGAATAATTTTAGATATAAATTTAGGCACCTTGATAGCTATTATTTTCATAATAACCTCCTTAAGTATTTATAAACATATTAATTTTGAATATGTTATCCCATGTTTATTATATGTATATAGTTAGCTTTTGCTACAAAAATATAAATATAAAAGACATGCAATGCATGCCTTTTAATCTGTAGGGTAAACTATTAGTATTTTTCCACTATTAAATTGAACTTTAACTTCTTCTTCTTCAAATACATTAGAAATTCCAATAGCACTTCCTATTTTCATTTTATAATTATTTAAAGGATACTTTGCGCCAATTATAGTTAAATCACTTATTTCTTCTGAATACGGTATAATAGAAAAAGTTTTTCCTAAACTACCCCTTATTTTTATTGATGTTTCTGTTAAAAAAATAGTATTATTATCATCTTTTATAACACAGGATACTCCTAATTTTAAACACTTTAAAAGCATACCTATATTTCCAAATAGATGATCTATTCTGCTCCCTGTACATCCAAGTAAAACTATTTCAGTAGCTCCAAGGTCTATAGCCTTATTTACTGCTATTTCAGTGTCAGTATAATCTTTTTCCGGTGGATACTGTAGTATACTAACCTTTCTATTTTTATAATAATTTAATGCAACAGTTTTAATTGAATCTAAATCTCCAATGATATAATCAGGAAATACATCATACTTAAATAAAGTATTTGCTCCACTATCTGCAGCTATTAAGTATTCACTTTCCCTTAATTCTTTTTTTATTAAAGTATAACTAGGAGAGTTTCCCCCTGATATAATAACTACTTTCATACTAGAAACCTTCTTTTAATTCTTTTATATTTTTTTCTATCTCTCCATTTTTAAATACTGCTGAACCTGCTACTATTACATTTGCTCCACATTCAACTACTTTTTTAATATTATTTGCTCCAACTCCACCATCAACTTCAATTAGAAGGTCTTTGTTGAATTCTTCAGCAAGTTTTTTAACTTCTCTTATTTTATCTGAACAATATTCTATATATTTTTGACCACCAAAGCCTGGATTTACAGACATAATTAAAACCATGTCTACAATACCAATTAAGTGTTTTATACTTTCTACTGGAGTTGCTGGATTAAGAGCTATTCCCGCTTTAACTCCAAAACTTTTTATGTAGTTAATTGTTCTATCCAAGTGCTTATCAGCTTCATAGTGTACAGTTATTATATCTGCTCCATTTTTCGCAAAATCTTCAACATATCTTGCTGGATCTTCTATCATTAAATGTACATCAAATGGAAGCTTTGTAATGTTTCTTATACTTTTCATTATAGGCATTCCAAAAGATATATTAGGAACAAACATACCATCCATTACATCTATATGTATAACATCTGCCCCATACTTATCTATTTTTTTAATGTCTTCTCCTAAGTTTGAAAAATCTGCTGATAATAT
This Clostridium novyi NT DNA region includes the following protein-coding sequences:
- a CDS encoding DAK2 domain-containing protein, yielding MERFKIDGLNLRNMVINASNNLQEKKEFVNSLNVFPVPDGDTGTNMSMTFKSAVSEVENLKTKSISEVAKQVSRGALMGARGNSGVILSQIFRGIAKGLEGKDEVDAVGFAKSLEEGAKAAYKAVMRPTEGTILTIIRAAGESATGANESDIVKLLNVVCKHTEDVLNKTPDMLPALKEAKVVDAGGMGLFIILKGMYNALKDNIEANVQEDVASSAKKSSATKSAQSTINPEDIKYGYCTEFFVNTNDASTKAEDLKKTLTPVGDSMIVVGVEDIIKVHIHTNDPGWVLSNALKLGELSKIKIDNMREEHRQILELEYATTEEEEESSKETVEDMKEYGFVSVTMGNGLKRIFEDLGVDSVIEGGQTMNPSTQDIIERINKINAKNIFILPNNKNIIMAAEQAAELSDKNVIVIKTKTIPQGITAVTVFDSSESAEHNTEVMNEAIENVSTASVTYAVRDTEIDGKPIKEGNILGLVENKINEVGEDVYDVCETLISNMVDEDSELITVFYGKDCEEEKVQEFAEKIEEKYDDIDVQFYSGEQPLYYFIVSVE
- a CDS encoding Asp23/Gls24 family envelope stress response protein, coding for MLVLANENGNINYSEEALANIVGVSTMECYGVVGMASKSGKDGLWELIRGESLSKGVKIQSKDNKLTIELYIIVQYGTKISVIANNVVQKIKYNVENYTGLKVSSITVNVQGIRI
- the rpmB gene encoding 50S ribosomal protein L28, yielding MAKRCEVCGKGVVSGVQYSHSHRQSKRRWAPNIKSVRAVVNGVPKKVSVCTRCLRSGKVQRAI
- a CDS encoding thiamine diphosphokinase, which produces MKVVIISGGNSPSYTLIKKELRESEYLIAADSGANTLFKYDVFPDYIIGDLDSIKTVALNYYKNRKVSILQYPPEKDYTDTEIAVNKAIDLGATEIVLLGCTGSRIDHLFGNIGMLLKCLKLGVSCVIKDDNNTIFLTETSIKIRGSLGKTFSIIPYSEEISDLTIIGAKYPLNNYKMKIGSAIGISNVFEEEEVKVQFNSGKILIVYPTD
- the rpe gene encoding ribulose-phosphate 3-epimerase, with amino-acid sequence MVKLAPSILSADFSNLGEDIKKIDKYGADVIHIDVMDGMFVPNISFGMPIMKSIRNITKLPFDVHLMIEDPARYVEDFAKNGADIITVHYEADKHLDRTINYIKSFGVKAGIALNPATPVESIKHLIGIVDMVLIMSVNPGFGGQKYIEYCSDKIREVKKLAEEFNKDLLIEVDGGVGANNIKKVVECGANVIVAGSAVFKNGEIEKNIKELKEGF